The nucleotide sequence TGGACTATGTTTTGCCCCCTCAGCCCACCATGGCCGTCCCGGTCGTGGGCAGCGCCGCCTTGTTCCCGGTTCGCCGCGTGTATTGCGTGGGCCGCAATTACGCGGAGCACGCCAAGGAAATGGGTTTCACCGGCCGTGAGGATCCCTTCTTCTTCTGCAAGCCGGCCGACGCCATCATCGCCGTGCGCGATGGCGAAACGGGGAAGATGCCGTATCCGTCCAAGACCTCGAACCTGCACTACGAGATGGAACTGGTGGTCGCGATCGGCAAGGGCGGCAAAGACATTCCGGTCGAGAAGGCCAACGAGCATATCTGGGGCTATGCCCTGGGCCTGGACATGACGCGCCGCGATCTGCAAGGCGAGGCCAAGAAGCTGGGACGCCCCTGGGAAGTGGGCAAGGCCTTCGATCAATCCGCGCCGCTCGGCCCCATCCATCCGGTGGCCAAGACGGGCATCATGGAAAAAGCCGACATCTGGCTGGATGTGAACGGCACGCGCAAGCAAGGCAGCAACATCAGCGAGCTGATCTGGAATATTCCCGAAAGCATCGCCTATCTGTCCGGCCTGTTCGAGCTGCAGCCGGGCGACCTGATTTTCACCGGCACGCCTGAAGGCGTGGGCGCGGTCGTCAAGAACGACCTGATGGTGGGAGGTGTCGCGGGCCTGGGCGAATTGCGCGTCCAGGTGGTTTAAGGTCGGTGCCACGACTGGCACGGTCAAATGAAGGAGAGCTGACGATGCGCTCGAAGATGATGCTGACGACGTTGGTTGTCTTTGCGATGGTCCTGGCGGGCTGCAATACGGTGGCCGGTGCCGGCAAGGATTTGCAGCGCGCGGGCAACGCCATCACCAACGCCGCGGAAAAATAAAAACGCCTCTTGCCGTTCATGGCCATGACGCCGCCTTCGGGCGGCGTTTTGTTTTTGCGCGGGCCGCCTTGGCCATCGGCCCGGCCCCGCGTGACATTTCCATCCAGCTCGGCATCTACGAATAGGCGCGGGCGCCGGCGCCGCCCACACTGGAGGCCTACCTGTTCCACGGAGGCATCCATGCATCAACATCGTCGGCGCCAGCTTGGCCAGGGCATGACGGAGTACATGCCGGTTCTGGAGACCCGCGTATTTATTGGCTTTGCGGTGTGGTGGTGTCTAAAAATCCAATCGGTGTCTAAAACCGTCTGTCCAAAACTGGATGCCTATCCAGCCTTTTTCCGGGGGCTGGCCACGACCTTGGCGCTCTTGTCGCGCAGGTAGATTCTGGTCGTTCGCCGGTCGGTGTGGCCGAGCAGAGCGGTGGGGTCGATGCCCTGGCGCTCGGCCTCGGTGCCCGCCATGGCGCGCAGGTCGTGCAGGGTTACATTCTCGACGCCGGCCTTCTCGGCGGCCAACTTGAATGCCCGCCAGACGTTCGTATGGGCCCGTAGGCGCCCGCGGCGGCCGGCGAGGATGTAGGTCATGGCCTGCACCTGCCCGACGGTCTTCTTGGCTCGCTCCACCGCTTCCCGCAGCTCGGGCGTCCAACCGACGATCAGCTTCTTCCCGGTCTTCTGCTGCTCGATGAAGACGCCTTCCTCCTGAAGGTGGCCCCGCTCGATCTTCAGCACGTCGCCGATCCGCTGGCCGGTCAGGTAGCAGAGGTCCATGACGCACTGCAGCCAGGGGGCGGCATGCTGGTAGATGGCAGCGAACTCCCGGTCCGAGATAAGCCGCTCGCGCGCGGTCTGCTTGAAGCGCTGGACGCTGACGGTCGGATCGGCCTGCACCAGCTCCCGGTCCAGGGCCCAGCGGAAGACCAAGCGCAGGACGGTCAACATGCGATTGGCGATAGCCTGCCGGTCCTTGAATCCGTCCATCATCTGGACGATATCGCCGTGCCTGACCTGCTCCGGCCGGAAGTCGGCGAACACCTCCTTGAGCAGTTGGGCGCAGTATTGGTACTGCTTGACGGTCGCGGGGGCGCGGCGCTCCGTGACTGCCGGCAGCGCCTTGTCGATGAGGGCGACCATGCCGTCGGTCGGCGCGGCGACCAGGCGGGCGTACTCCTGGAGGGCGCCGTGCAGGTCACTTTCCGGGCCCAGGCGCTGCCATTTTCCCTTCTTAACGAGCCACAAGGCGCCGTGCTTGCGGTATACGCACGGAGGGAGGTGTCGGTCCTTGGTTCTTGTTCGCATAGCCCAATGCGGCTTCCATGGCGGCGCGCAGCACTACTGGGGTGCCATCCGGCCGGATCTTGAAGGGAATGCCCAGCTGCTTCAGGGCGTCACATTGTGCCCCTTTCCGCGACCGGTGCGTCAATTCGGTGATTTCCTCGGGGGTCAGGGTGATCATGGGGCCTCCCTAGGAACCCGGGCGCCGCCGGCTGCCACCGATCCGCCGTGGACCAGCCCTTCCTGGCCGGAGACTGGCGCAGCCTGTGCCGCGGCCTGGGTGGGTCCACCTTTCAACACGGCCGCGGCGCGGCGAAGGTCGGCGAACGTGACAAGCATGTCGTCCTCGCCTTCATCGATCATCTTCCCGACGGTCATGGCATCCCAGCAGCCGATGCCGTCCCAGCGCTTGAGTTCTTCCGCGAACGGCCTCAACGCCACCTCCAGTTCTGCGATTCGTTCCAGCAGCCCGAGAATGGTCTTGGGGCTGGCGCGCTCGATGAACTCCTGCACGCCGGGCGCCATGCTCACATCAGGCCAGCCGTCAGCGGGATTCTTGAACGCGTGCAGCGCACCACCGTCTCGGCCTCGCTTGAAAGTCAGGCGCCGATACGAGTTCGAAGTCCACCATTCCCAGTCCTGGCCGCCTGCTGCCTTCGCCGCCAGCTCCAGCAGTGTCCTATCGTCCATCGCCATCTCCTTGCGGCGCCGGCAGCAGGTTGCCCTGTTGCGCGTGCTCCAGAACCGTCTTCCCACTGGGCAGCATGATCTGCCCCAGGAACGCGCCTTCGAACGACAGGATTCCCGTCTCGATGGCCATGATCTGGCCTTTGATCCAGTCGCGCAGGATGCTGTAGACGGCCACGCTGGCGATGTCCATGGCCTTCTTCTCATGCTGCGCCCGCGTGCCGGCGCGGCGCGCGCTCCAGGGATTCTCCTTCAACCACGCAGCGGCGTAGCCCTTCGTGGACGCTTTCACGCTGACCATGCGTCCGCGATATTCGAACTGCACCAGCAGCTCGCCGGCCGCGTCGTCGACCATGCTGCCGAACTTGTTGCAGCCGAAGGCGCGCAGCAGTTTCTGGATTTCTCCCAGGGCTTTCTCGCCGCTGGTGGCGGTGCTGTAGGGGAGGGCCATCACGCATCCCCTTCGGCACGCTGGGCGCGGGCCGCAAGCGCAGCAGTGACTTGGCGCGCAAAGTCCAAGTGCCAGTCGTAGTCAGGATGGCGGGTGTACTCAGCAGCCTGCCTGAGCAGGTCTGCGTAATCTGGCTCAGCATCGCCTCCGCCCTGCTGCCTCTCCCGCTCGGCGTCCTGGGCGGGGGCGTAGCGGGCGATATCGCGGGCAGCAGCCATGACGCGCGACTGGTCCAGCGCAGTATCGAGGTGCTGGCATATCGTGCCTGCAATGTAGAGGACCCGCATGTCATCCGTCGGCGCGTCCTGCTGCGCCGCTGGCTGCCCTGATAGCGTCACTCGCGCCATTGCCTTGATGGCCTGCAAAGCACCGGGCACCGATTCCGGGAAGTCGCGTATCAATTCCAGCGCTTCGCGCATGTCTTCACTCATCGCTACCCCCTTCCGGCTTGGCGTCGGCAATTTTGTCACTGCTTCCATGCCATTGGCGGCCAGTCCCTTCGACGTTGAATCCAGTTCCGCTATTCGCAGGCTTGGCGGCGGCAAGGGCGGCGCTGTTCAACTCGCGCAGCCGCTTTTCGATGCTTTCAACCACTGCAAAAAGCGGCGAAACGAAGCTGGTTCCGTAGTTGCAGATATCGTCAACGAAGCGCGCGCACTCCTCGACACTCAGGCCGCGCCATTCGGGCGCAGCTATCGCCGCACTCGCCGGGGCGGACGGCTGGCGAGATAGGGCGTATTGGATGCCAGCCTGCCAGCCCTTACGGAATGTCGTTTGATCGGCGGCTTCCGGATACGCGTGAGCGCGCGTGAATGCTGCCTCAAACGCCGCCCGCTCATCGCCCTGCGCAGCCGGTGCGGCTTCAAGGATGTATTCTCCATTCGGTAGCCGCTTTTCTTGTAGGCCGATTTCGCCGGGCTTCGCCGTGCGCAAAACAGGCGCAGCCGGTGCGCGAACGCCGGTGGCGATATCGCATTCATCGTTGGCGCACAGAACGCCGTCCCGCTTGGCGGCTTGGCATACGTCCGTAGGGCAACTCTGCGCAGCCGGTGCGTCCTCCTTCCAGATTTCTGGCGGGTAGTCCGCATCCGCCCCGGCTTGCTGACTGGGTGCGGGCGGGGCGGCGTTCAGCATGGCGTGATTGATCGCCGCAACGTGCCGTTTCAGCTCGGAAAGATCATCTTCGCCGGCCAAGTCGTTGGGCAGCCCTTCCCAGGCGTCCAGCAATGGGCCGATCAGCGGCATTACGGCGTCGGCTTGCGCGGCCCGCAGTGCATCAACCTCGCTTGTCTGCGCCGCTTGGTTCTCGGGCTGCGCGTGCTGGTTCAATCCCAGTTCGGCCAACATGTCCGGCACATGCTGCTTCTCGGGCTGCGCGGCAGGGGCAGGCGCCAACATCGCGGCGCGGCAAGCGTTCCAGCCGTTGCAGTAGTCGATGGTTTCGGCGAATTCTGGCGTTTTCGCCGGCGGCACCGCCCCGGCCTCGCTGGCGGCAGGCTCCACGACATCCAGCGGCACGCGATACCATTCGGGATCGCCCGCGGTGAACGTACCGGGCTGCCCCGTGAGCGAGAGGCCGTAGCGGCCGTCACTGTGCTGGTAAAGGATTGGATCGGCCTCGCTGGCGGCAGGCACGAATCGCACGGGGTGGAAGTCTTCCGCGCTATTCAGTTCAGCCTCGTCCCGGGTGTCCCAGTATCCATAGCCGGCGCTATCCTCCCAGGACAGCCAGATTTCGTTCGGTTGATTCGTCATGTCAGTCCTTGTTGGGTATTACAGCCAGCAGCACCCCGCGCTCCGGCGGTGTGCCAAGCCAGGCGGCACGGAGGCTGGCATCGCCGTCTGCGTCTACGGTTGAAACGACCTTCGCCACCGGCACCATCTCCGTGATCAGCTCGGCGCGGGCCTGGGCGATGATGGCGCGGGCGAAGTCGATTAGAAGCTCGTCCGCTACGGCGGCATAGAAGTGGTGACCGCCATCAATGCCCTCGGCTATATCCAAAATTTCATCGTTCGTCACTTCGTCGGCTCCTTGCGGTTGATCTTCGAACGGATATGCTCCTGGCAGGCTCGGTATTCGGGCGCTGCGCCGTCGTCGATTTCGTCGATGGATGCGGCTGCAAACTCCAGCGTCTTGCGCCGCTCGTCGGCGCGGATGCGTGCCTCCATGAGCGCTTGGGGCAATACGCTCTTGCCGCGGCGCCTGAGAATTTCCGTGAACATGCGCCGCTCGTCGGCGAGTAGCTGCTGTACTTGCCGTGCGCAGTACAGACCGTCGCCAACCTTGATTCCGTACCGCTCGATGAGTGGGGCGATAGGGCCGGCGCCAGCCCAGTGCAGTGTGTAGACCGATCCGACCACGGCAATGGGCGTCTGAACGGGCGTTGTTTTGCAGCACCGGCCGAACGGCATATCCTTGGCTGGGCATGTGCATTCCGGCAGGTCTGGCTTGTCAGCGGGGGTGTTCATGCGTCCTCCGGTGGAAGTTCGATGCGTGCCGTCACGATGATCTTGGTCCCTGCGGGGAAGTCCTTCGGCCAAGCCTTGAAGCCAGGCCCGAACATGAAACCGAAGTTGCCCCAGTAACGGCCGTGCGATTCCTCCCGGGACACGCATTCGTATCGCGTCTCCAAGTTGTCGAGGCCAAGAACCTCGTTCGGCTTATCATGGCGTGAGCACTTCCATTTGCCGCCGCTGTACCACTTAAATTCGTGGGACCCGCGCAGGTCGCGTATCGTCGAAAAGCGGTAGGTCACGCTCTCGCGGCAATCGGGGTGCGCGCATTGGAAACGGAGCGGATAGTCGCGCTTAGCCATTCTTCCCGCCCTCCCCAGCGCTATCCGACATGGCGGCGATAGCCGCGTCCGTGATTTCCTCCAGGCGATCCTCGTCGTCCGTAATCAGGGAGAAATCGTCCGGCCCCATCGTGCCAACGCTCCACGCTTCCCAGACGCGGAGGCAGTCGTAGGCATCCCCCAGCGCTGCCGCTATGGCATCGCGCACGCGCTCACCCACTTCTGCGTCCTCCTGCTGCGATGGGTGGGCGCCAGGAGGGGTAGGGAGGGGCATCCAGTGGGTAGGGATGGCTTGCCCGATGCCGTGGCATTCCTCTCGAACTGGATCGGCCGGGATCGTTCCGCATTGCCAGTTCGACCACGGGGCATACCAGCGGGCTTTCTCGACTTTGGACCAGGGTGCGCCGAGCCAAAGCAGCACTTCGCTGCCATCCTTCGGCGCCGTCTCGATAGGCTTCCACCCGGCCGGCTGCTGGGGCTGGCCGAATAGCTCCACAACCGGATACCCAGCTTCCCGCCATGCATCAGCGATAGCCTTGTCCTCGGTGATGGGAGGGCATACCGACTTGTGCGTGGTCTTCCAGGCGATTGCTTTGGGCTCTTCCCACGCATCGAAGTACCGCCGCAGATCATCCGCGACTGCCTGCGGATCGCAGATATACCCACCAGGAAGGACGGTGCGGATTAGGTGCTCTACGTCGATCTTGGGCTGCTGGGGCTGGGCGAGGGCATCCCAAAGCGCGTTCTCGACTGCGCTAGAGGGACGGCAGCCACCGCCATTCCAGTGAATTACGCGCGTGGTTTCGGTGGATTTGATCCAAAAGCCGAATCGCTCGCGCAGGGCTGCGGTATGGTCTTGGGTGGTCATGGTGTCATGCTCGCTTCGATGAAGATTTGCGCCTGGAAGGCGTTGATCGCGTTGCCGTAGGCGCGCAGTCGTCCCACGCGGCTGGCAGCCCCATGAGCCAGCGGGAATGTGCCGGGTTCAACTGGCCGCCACTTCCC is from Bordetella bronchialis and encodes:
- a CDS encoding fumarylacetoacetate hydrolase family protein; translated protein: MDYVLPPQPTMAVPVVGSAALFPVRRVYCVGRNYAEHAKEMGFTGREDPFFFCKPADAIIAVRDGETGKMPYPSKTSNLHYEMELVVAIGKGGKDIPVEKANEHIWGYALGLDMTRRDLQGEAKKLGRPWEVGKAFDQSAPLGPIHPVAKTGIMEKADIWLDVNGTRKQGSNISELIWNIPESIAYLSGLFELQPGDLIFTGTPEGVGAVVKNDLMVGGVAGLGELRVQVV
- a CDS encoding entericidin A/B family lipoprotein: MRSKMMLTTLVVFAMVLAGCNTVAGAGKDLQRAGNAITNAAEK
- a CDS encoding tyrosine-type recombinase/integrase, translating into MWLVKKGKWQRLGPESDLHGALQEYARLVAAPTDGMVALIDKALPAVTERRAPATVKQYQYCAQLLKEVFADFRPEQVRHGDIVQMMDGFKDRQAIANRMLTVLRLVFRWALDRELVQADPTVSVQRFKQTARERLISDREFAAIYQHAAPWLQCVMDLCYLTGQRIGDVLKIERGHLQEEGVFIEQQKTGKKLIVGWTPELREAVERAKKTVGQVQAMTYILAGRRGRLRAHTNVWRAFKLAAEKAGVENVTLHDLRAMAGTEAERQGIDPTALLGHTDRRTTRIYLRDKSAKVVASPRKKAG
- a CDS encoding DUF4224 domain-containing protein; the protein is MITLTPEEITELTHRSRKGAQCDALKQLGIPFKIRPDGTPVVLRAAMEAALGYANKNQGPTPPSVRIPQARRLVAR
- a CDS encoding DUF551 domain-containing protein: MTTQDHTAALRERFGFWIKSTETTRVIHWNGGGCRPSSAVENALWDALAQPQQPKIDVEHLIRTVLPGGYICDPQAVADDLRRYFDAWEEPKAIAWKTTHKSVCPPITEDKAIADAWREAGYPVVELFGQPQQPAGWKPIETAPKDGSEVLLWLGAPWSKVEKARWYAPWSNWQCGTIPADPVREECHGIGQAIPTHWMPLPTPPGAHPSQQEDAEVGERVRDAIAAALGDAYDCLRVWEAWSVGTMGPDDFSLITDDEDRLEEITDAAIAAMSDSAGEGGKNG